In Tubulanus polymorphus chromosome 8, tnTubPoly1.2, whole genome shotgun sequence, one genomic interval encodes:
- the LOC141910292 gene encoding uncharacterized protein LOC141910292, whose product MEHKDQPEILSQPTDEERLLLDSETQESIEMEDETLVIDEQTSQTLQEHLDYHQEMVKILSDVIHNKQLPRELQLPKLPATRLKLLLGLKESKTKKMSGEELNEFLKSKLIIDTGHLNFPEIQSVEVISFAEITDILKKSYKTILNRKANHLWDHIIFGGYLNIGFSMFDKETEGISWGLWVKKNIDISAGFERKLRRLLNIDWLQFYV is encoded by the exons atggaacaCAAAGATCAACCAGAAATTCTAAGCCAACCAACGGATGAGGAACGATTGCTACTGGATAGTGAAACtcaggaatcaatagaaatggaggatgaaactctcgtaattgacgaacaaacttcacaaacattacaagaacatttggactatcatcaagaaatggtgaaaattctgagtgatgtaatacataataaacaattaccgcgcgaactacaattaccaaaattaccagCAACGCGACTCAAATTGCTGTTGGGGCTCAAAGaatcgaaaactaagaaaatgagtggagaAGAGTTGAAcgagtttttaaaatctaaattaatcaTTGACACAGGACATTTAAACTTTCCGGAAATACAAAGTGTAGAAGTTATTTCATTTGCTGAAATTACtgatatcttaaaaaaaagttataaaaCCATATTAAATAGAAAAGCAAATCACCTATGGGACCACATCATTTTCGGGGGTTATCTAAATATAgggttttcaatgtttgataaagaaactgaGGGGATTTCTTGGGGACTGTGGGTTAAAAAGAACATAGATATCAGTGCtggttttgaaagaaaactgagaaga CTGCTCAATATTGATTGGTTAcagttctatgtttga
- the LOC141910293 gene encoding uncharacterized protein F54H12.2-like: protein MINGVYSLFSDVQITLNDRVVTHDGGLYPFKCELENMLNYNSETKNSSWLQCELYTEDEAGKKNHIDPTIAGANTGLVRRNNYTKNSKLICAYSRLYYDVMRMNKIFINNTDMQIKLNRSKESFVLLSPAENADFRIRIDSTQLYLRKLELDSSVLVAHAKALEKNTAKYYFSRTELTSLNIPRGHRTIVKDSVFVGEIPKAIVLALVDDDALSGNIRKNPFDFRDFSLSYVGVSVDNNHVQNSPLIIDSRGDGCEVYHSLYLARGLLYKNEGIGIKREHFKNGNFICCFNISPEYGDQPHLSLIKRGSLKIEMRFDEALPHNVNLIVYRRFRRIITSN, encoded by the coding sequence ATGATTAATGGCGTCTACAGTTTATTTAGCGACGTTCAAATTACGCTCAATGATCGCGTCGTTACGCACGACGGCGGATTGTACCCGTTTAAATGTGAGTTGGAAAATATGCTGAACTATAATTCCGAAACTAAAAATAGCAGTTGGCTACAATGCGAATTATACACTGAAGATGAGGCTGGCAAGAAAAATCATATCGACCCGACGATAGCCGGTGCTAATACCGGGCTGGttagaagaaataattacacaAAAAACAGTAAACTAATCTGCGCTTATTCTCGATTATACTACGATGTAATgagaatgaataaaattttcatcaacaatACAGATATGCAAATTAAACTGAATAGATCGAAGGAAAGTTTCGTTTTACTTTCTCCCGCGGAAAACGCTGATTTTCGTATAAGAATAGATAGCACTCAACTTTATTTGCGAAAACTAGAATTAGATAGCTCGGTTTTGGTTGCGCACGCAAAggcattagaaaaaaacacgGCTAAATACTACTTTTCAAGAACCGAATTAACTTCATTGAATATTCCTAGAGGCCATAGAACGATCGTAAAGGATTCCGTTTTTGTGGGTGAAATTCCAAAGGCTATCGTTTTAGCGCTCGTAGACGACGATGCGTTGAGCGGGAATATACGAAAAAATCCCTTTGATTTCCGAGACTTTTCATTGAGTTATGTAGGTGTTAGTGTCGATAACAATCACGTACAAAATTCGCCGTTAATTATAGACTCCCGCGGTGATGGATGTGAAGTGTATCATAGTTTATATTTAGCTAGGGGTCTATTGTATAAAAATGAGGGTATAGGAATTAAACGAGAACATTTTAAAAACGGCAACTTTatttgttgttttaatatatcGCCCGAATACGGTGATCAACCGCACTTGTCACTTATTAAAAGGGGTTcgttaaaaattgaaatgagaTTTGACGAAGCTTTACCCCACAACGTCAATTTAATCGTTTACCGCCGTTTTCGACGAATTATTACAAGTAACTAA